The Halarsenatibacter silvermanii genomic sequence ATCTTCTTTTAGGTTTTCTTCTGTATAATGTCTTTCTATATTCCTTTCTTTAAGGAGTTCATGGAATTGCCATTTAGTCATATTTGCAAGCTGTCTTGCTTTGCCAAAGGATAATATCTGTTCTCTGTAAAGAGATAAAGCTAATTCTCTCTGTAAGGTTTCATCTCTTTTATCTTCAGGAACTTTCATAGCTCTATAGACATCTCTGGGTATTGAGAGCTGTTTTTCAGAAGAAGAAGCACTCATATTACCACCTCTTTCTTGCAGGTTAGATTAGCTGGATAATACCTGCTTATTCTAACATATCATATACATCATTTATGCTATCTAAAGAAAGAATATTATCTCTGATATTCTCTAAAGTATCGATATCAGCTTCTTCTAATTTGTTTTCTAAGGTCTCAGTGTCTTCCAGGGAAAATATGTCAGAAGCAAAAACCAGCAAGGTTTCTATTAATGTCTTCTTTTTGCCCTTT encodes the following:
- a CDS encoding UPF0175 family protein gives rise to the protein MSASSSEKQLSIPRDVYRAMKVPEDKRDETLQRELALSLYREQILSFGKARQLANMTKWQFHELLKERNIERHYTEENLKEDLEYTKEFPRLFDDEDWEKFKKLAQQEGSSADIELKKFIKKYNEEKGYRRRFNKLFEEHKGVLDALAE